In one Mucilaginibacter ginsenosidivorax genomic region, the following are encoded:
- the katG gene encoding catalase/peroxidase HPI produces the protein MENHADNSKLSDVNSPSAAAKCPFLNGALKQSAGSGTRNRDWWPNQLKLNILRQNSLFSNPMGEAFNYAEEFKSLDLDAVKQDIFELMTTSQDWWPADYGHYGPFFIRMAWHSAGTYRVSDGRGGAGFGTQRFAPLNSWPDNANLDKARLLLWPIKQKYGKKLSWADLMILTGNCALESMGLKPFGFGGGRADVWEPAEDVYWGSEKEWLGDARYTADRELENPLAAVQMGLIYVNPEGPNGNPDPLASARDIRETFGRMAMNDEETVALIAGGHTFGKTHGAADPGQYVGKEPAGAAIEEQGLGWKNSFGSGNAGYTITSGLEGAWTTTPTQWSNNYFENLFGYEWELTKGPGGAHQWKPKDDAGAGLIPDAHDPAKSHAPFMLTSDIALKVDPAYEKVSRHFYENPGEFADAFSRAWFKLTHRDMGPRARYLGPDVPAEVLIWQDPIPAVSHPLIDDSDIAALKGKILDSGLSVSQLVSTAWASASTFRGSDKRGGANGARVRLAPQKDWEVNNPTQLAHVLSALEGIQHDFNNAQTNGKSVSIADLIILAGSAGIEQAAKNAGLDVIVPFTPGRADASQEQTDVESFEYLEPGADGFRNYFNPQHSSAAEAMLIDKAQLLTLTAPELTALIGGMRVLGINFNGSQHGVLTKRPETLTNDFFVNLLDLSTTWKPTSDAGLVFTGSDRTTGEIKWTGTRVDLIFGSNSELRAIAEVYACADGGRKFVNDFIAAWTKVMNLDRFDLV, from the coding sequence ATGGAAAACCACGCAGATAACAGCAAACTAAGCGATGTTAACAGCCCCAGCGCTGCAGCAAAATGCCCGTTTTTAAACGGAGCCTTAAAGCAAAGCGCCGGTAGCGGCACCAGGAACCGCGACTGGTGGCCCAACCAGTTAAAACTGAACATTCTTCGCCAAAACTCGCTCTTTTCAAACCCTATGGGCGAGGCATTCAATTATGCCGAAGAGTTTAAAAGCCTGGACCTGGATGCTGTTAAACAAGATATTTTTGAGTTGATGACCACGTCGCAGGATTGGTGGCCGGCCGATTATGGCCACTATGGCCCCTTCTTTATTCGCATGGCCTGGCACAGCGCCGGTACATACCGGGTTTCTGACGGACGTGGCGGCGCCGGTTTTGGCACCCAGCGGTTTGCGCCGCTAAACAGCTGGCCCGATAATGCCAATTTGGACAAAGCACGTTTGCTGCTTTGGCCCATAAAACAAAAATATGGCAAAAAATTGTCATGGGCCGATCTGATGATACTTACCGGCAACTGTGCACTGGAGTCGATGGGTTTAAAACCTTTTGGTTTTGGCGGCGGCCGTGCCGATGTTTGGGAACCGGCCGAGGATGTTTATTGGGGGTCTGAAAAAGAATGGCTGGGCGACGCCCGTTATACTGCCGACCGTGAGCTGGAAAATCCGCTTGCTGCCGTACAGATGGGTTTAATTTATGTAAACCCCGAAGGCCCTAACGGCAACCCCGATCCGCTTGCATCTGCACGCGACATTCGCGAAACTTTTGGCCGTATGGCAATGAATGACGAAGAAACCGTTGCGCTTATAGCCGGCGGGCATACCTTTGGTAAAACCCATGGAGCCGCCGATCCGGGCCAGTATGTGGGCAAAGAACCCGCTGGCGCCGCTATTGAAGAGCAGGGCCTTGGCTGGAAAAATAGTTTTGGCAGTGGTAACGCCGGCTACACGATTACCAGCGGTTTAGAGGGAGCCTGGACCACCACACCTACGCAATGGAGCAACAACTATTTTGAAAACCTGTTTGGTTACGAATGGGAGCTAACCAAAGGCCCGGGCGGCGCACACCAATGGAAACCTAAAGACGATGCAGGCGCGGGTTTAATACCCGATGCGCATGACCCGGCAAAAAGCCATGCGCCGTTTATGCTTACATCAGATATTGCTTTAAAAGTTGACCCGGCATATGAGAAAGTTTCAAGGCATTTTTACGAAAACCCCGGCGAATTTGCCGATGCATTTTCGCGCGCCTGGTTTAAACTCACTCACCGCGATATGGGCCCGCGTGCCCGCTACCTCGGCCCGGACGTACCTGCCGAAGTATTGATATGGCAGGATCCTATTCCGGCTGTTAGTCATCCTTTAATTGATGATAGCGACATAGCTGCACTGAAAGGCAAAATTCTCGATTCGGGACTTTCCGTGTCGCAATTGGTATCAACCGCATGGGCATCGGCATCAACATTCCGCGGTTCTGATAAACGTGGAGGCGCCAACGGTGCACGCGTTCGCCTTGCGCCGCAAAAGGATTGGGAAGTAAATAACCCAACTCAGCTGGCACATGTTTTATCAGCGCTTGAAGGTATCCAACATGATTTTAACAACGCTCAAACCAATGGTAAAAGCGTTTCTATTGCCGACCTGATTATTTTAGCCGGATCTGCAGGTATCGAGCAAGCAGCTAAAAATGCTGGCTTAGATGTTATTGTGCCTTTTACACCGGGCCGGGCCGATGCATCACAAGAACAAACCGACGTGGAATCATTTGAATACCTTGAACCCGGTGCCGATGGTTTCCGTAACTATTTTAATCCTCAGCATTCCAGCGCCGCTGAAGCAATGCTGATTGATAAAGCACAACTGCTGACATTGACGGCGCCGGAACTAACGGCTTTGATTGGTGGGATGCGCGTATTAGGTATCAATTTTAACGGATCGCAGCATGGCGTGTTAACCAAACGACCGGAAACACTTACCAACGATTTTTTCGTAAATCTGCTTGATTTGTCGACCACCTGGAAGCCAACATCAGATGCCGGCCTGGTATTTACAGGATCGGACAGGACTACAGGAGAAATTAAATGGACCGGCACCCGTGTTGACCTGATCTTCGGCTCTAACTCCGAACTTAGGGCCATTGCCGAAGTTTATGCCTGTGCAGACGGCGGAAGAAAATTTGTTAACGATTTTATTGCCGCCTGGACCAAGGTTATGAATTTGGATAGGTTTGATTTGGTTTAG
- the hutI gene encoding imidazolonepropionase → MKKLIGPFTQILPLTGLPLKGALKDEQLHIIPNGGVLIEDGLILAVDDFEKLRSNYPSAQTEEITGNHVLLPGFIDCHTHICFAGSRAKDYAMRNSGKTYLEIAQSGGGIWDSVTQTRAADEATLTSLLLKRVQRHVSEGVTTIEIKSGYGLSVEAELKQLNAIKTTADKTNAGLISTCLAAHILPKDFNGNHQEYLNHVLNNLLPVIKQKGLSKRVDVFIEQSAFNTSDALNYLAKAKQLGFDVTVHADQFTIGGSEVAIKARAASADHLEASGDYEIKLLANSDTVAVTLPGASLGLGMAYAPARKLLDAGTCLAIASDWNPGSAPMGDLLMQAAVMAAAEKLSAAEVFTGLTARAAQALKLNDRGVLTKGKLADMQAYPCDDYREILYQQGKLKPEMVWTEGNITRRM, encoded by the coding sequence ATGAAAAAACTAATCGGTCCATTTACGCAAATACTCCCGTTAACAGGGCTGCCGTTAAAAGGTGCTCTGAAAGACGAACAATTGCACATCATCCCCAACGGAGGCGTGCTGATTGAAGACGGATTAATACTTGCCGTTGATGACTTTGAAAAACTCCGGTCAAACTATCCATCGGCACAAACAGAAGAAATAACCGGTAATCATGTACTGTTGCCTGGTTTTATAGATTGCCATACACACATTTGTTTTGCCGGCAGTCGTGCAAAGGACTACGCTATGCGCAACAGTGGTAAAACCTATTTGGAGATTGCACAATCCGGAGGGGGCATCTGGGATTCGGTTACCCAAACCCGTGCCGCGGACGAGGCGACGCTCACCAGCCTGCTTTTGAAACGCGTACAACGTCATGTAAGCGAAGGTGTTACCACTATCGAAATAAAAAGCGGCTATGGTTTAAGTGTCGAGGCTGAGCTAAAACAGTTGAACGCGATAAAAACAACTGCAGATAAAACGAATGCCGGTTTAATATCAACCTGCCTTGCCGCCCACATATTGCCTAAGGACTTTAATGGCAATCACCAGGAGTACCTTAATCATGTTTTAAACAACCTATTGCCTGTTATCAAACAAAAGGGATTGAGCAAGCGGGTTGATGTTTTTATCGAGCAAAGTGCCTTCAATACCAGTGATGCTTTAAACTACCTGGCCAAAGCGAAGCAATTGGGCTTCGACGTAACGGTTCATGCCGATCAGTTTACCATAGGAGGTAGCGAAGTCGCTATCAAGGCCCGCGCGGCATCAGCCGATCACCTGGAAGCCAGCGGCGATTATGAAATAAAATTATTGGCCAATTCCGATACCGTAGCTGTAACTTTGCCCGGCGCATCCTTAGGTTTAGGAATGGCCTACGCACCTGCCCGGAAGTTACTGGATGCTGGTACCTGCCTGGCCATAGCCAGCGACTGGAACCCCGGATCGGCCCCAATGGGCGACTTATTAATGCAAGCCGCTGTAATGGCTGCCGCAGAAAAGCTAAGCGCAGCCGAAGTATTTACGGGCCTAACCGCCCGTGCGGCCCAGGCCCTGAAACTAAACGACCGTGGTGTTTTAACCAAAGGTAAACTTGCCGATATGCAAGCCTACCCATGCGATGATTACCGCGAAATACTATACCAGCAAGGGAAATTGAAACCTGAAATGGTTTGGACGGAGGGAAATATTACCAGACGCATGTAA
- the ftcD gene encoding glutamate formimidoyltransferase — protein sequence MNQLIECVTNFSEGVNLDIIKQITNEVESVEGVRLLNVDPGKATNRTVVTFVGEPSRVIEAAFLAIKKAGELIDMSKQKGEHPRMGATDVCPLIPISNISMEETAEYARQLARRVGEELKIPVYLYENAQPNKSRSNLSVIRAGEYEGFFKKIKLPEWAPDFGPAENDVKRGATVIGARDFLVAYNVNLNTTSTRRANAIAFDVREAGRTLREGDPVTGKIVTDENGKPKSIPGSLKAVKAIGWYIEEYGIAQISMNLTNIEITPVHVAFDEVCTKANERGIRVTGSELVGLIPLKAMLDAGKYFLKKQQRSVGVSEKELIKIAIKSMGLDELGPFVPEERIIEYLLKDKAGSKLISMSLADFADETASESPAPGGGSISAYVGSLGASLAGMVANLSSHKKGWDSRWLEFSDWAEQAQQYKNELLALVDLDTAAFNKIMESFSLPKSTDEEKATRDHAIQDATKYAIEIPFKVMQAALNSMEVIKAMVEIGNPNSVTDAGVAALCARTAVLGAFMNVKINASGYKDKDYVLDIIYRGNEIERQAIALEAEIIELVNGKIGM from the coding sequence ATGAACCAACTAATTGAATGCGTAACCAATTTTAGCGAAGGTGTAAACCTTGATATCATTAAGCAAATAACCAACGAGGTAGAATCGGTTGAAGGGGTAAGGTTATTGAATGTCGATCCCGGCAAGGCTACCAACCGCACTGTGGTGACTTTTGTGGGCGAACCTTCCCGGGTGATTGAAGCGGCTTTCCTCGCCATAAAAAAAGCCGGGGAGCTGATTGATATGAGCAAACAGAAAGGGGAACACCCAAGGATGGGCGCTACCGATGTTTGCCCGCTGATACCCATTAGTAATATCAGCATGGAAGAAACCGCGGAGTATGCCCGGCAGCTGGCCAGGAGGGTAGGTGAGGAGTTGAAGATACCGGTTTATTTATACGAGAACGCGCAGCCCAACAAAAGCAGGAGCAACCTGTCGGTGATTCGTGCCGGCGAATATGAAGGTTTTTTTAAGAAGATAAAATTGCCTGAATGGGCGCCCGATTTCGGCCCCGCCGAAAATGATGTTAAACGGGGTGCAACTGTTATAGGTGCCCGCGATTTCCTGGTAGCTTACAATGTAAACCTTAATACCACATCAACCCGCAGGGCAAATGCTATTGCATTTGATGTACGCGAGGCTGGCCGTACTTTGCGCGAAGGCGACCCGGTTACCGGCAAAATTGTAACAGACGAGAATGGCAAACCCAAATCAATCCCCGGCTCATTAAAAGCGGTTAAAGCCATCGGCTGGTATATCGAGGAATATGGCATCGCCCAAATTTCGATGAACCTGACCAATATCGAAATAACCCCTGTTCATGTGGCTTTTGACGAAGTTTGTACCAAAGCCAACGAGCGCGGCATTCGGGTAACGGGCAGCGAATTGGTGGGTTTGATCCCTTTAAAAGCGATGTTGGATGCCGGAAAGTATTTTCTGAAAAAACAACAACGATCAGTTGGCGTAAGCGAAAAAGAACTGATCAAAATTGCCATTAAATCGATGGGACTTGATGAACTTGGCCCCTTTGTTCCCGAAGAACGCATTATTGAATATTTATTAAAAGACAAGGCCGGCAGTAAGCTCATCAGTATGAGCCTTGCTGATTTCGCGGACGAAACAGCGAGCGAAAGCCCGGCGCCCGGTGGTGGCTCAATCTCGGCCTATGTGGGCTCCTTAGGGGCCTCTTTGGCCGGCATGGTGGCCAACCTAAGTTCGCACAAAAAAGGCTGGGACAGCCGCTGGCTGGAGTTTAGCGACTGGGCGGAGCAGGCACAGCAATATAAAAATGAGCTTTTGGCATTGGTCGATTTAGATACTGCGGCTTTTAACAAGATCATGGAGTCCTTCAGCCTGCCCAAATCTACCGATGAAGAAAAGGCAACAAGAGATCATGCTATACAGGATGCTACCAAATATGCCATCGAAATCCCTTTTAAGGTGATGCAGGCGGCGCTGAACAGTATGGAAGTGATTAAGGCGATGGTGGAGATAGGCAACCCCAACTCCGTAACCGATGCCGGCGTAGCTGCCCTTTGCGCCCGTACCGCTGTTTTAGGCGCGTTTATGAACGTGAAAATCAACGCTTCCGGATATAAGGATAAGGACTACGTTTTGGATATCATTTACCGGGGCAACGAGATTGAACGGCAGGCTATTGCTTTAGAAGCAGAGATTATTGAGTTGGTGAATGGGAAGATAGGGATGTGA
- the cysC gene encoding adenylyl-sulfate kinase: MIILLCGLSGAGKTTLAKKIKENLNRVEIQTEVIDADEYRQQLFPDLKYSKDDRFENIRRLGFIANKFSNLGIVTVISAIMPYEAMRSQLIDNYDDVKVVYVDCPLPILKARDTKGLYHKAQLPDGHPEKVCNLTGVNDPFEAPVTPHLYINTYTHNITECTGMLLTFIQQERHLLNRRYIAC; encoded by the coding sequence ATGATCATACTACTTTGTGGCCTGTCGGGCGCCGGGAAAACAACCCTCGCCAAAAAAATTAAGGAAAACCTTAACCGGGTAGAAATCCAAACGGAGGTAATAGATGCCGATGAATACCGGCAGCAATTATTCCCCGATCTTAAATATTCAAAGGATGACCGTTTTGAAAATATCAGGCGCCTGGGCTTTATAGCCAACAAGTTTAGCAACCTGGGCATAGTTACCGTCATTAGCGCCATAATGCCTTATGAGGCCATGCGGAGCCAGTTGATTGACAATTATGATGACGTTAAAGTAGTTTATGTGGATTGCCCCTTGCCTATTTTAAAAGCAAGGGATACCAAAGGCCTTTATCACAAAGCGCAGCTACCGGATGGGCATCCCGAAAAGGTATGCAATTTAACAGGTGTAAATGATCCGTTTGAAGCGCCGGTAACGCCTCACCTGTATATTAACACCTATACTCATAATATTACTGAATGCACGGGGATGCTGCTGACTTTTATACAGCAAGAGCGTCATTTATTAAACCGGCGATATATAGCATGTTAA
- a CDS encoding sulfotransferase, whose protein sequence is MQHQTLIITGMHRSGTSLITNWLNRCGLQIGESLVAAGNGNVEGHFEDVEFLKLHEEILNNNSLDISGLVDAKKIELSPYQLAKLQGVISIKQQLYEQWGWKDPRTCLFLDTYSKLLPEAKYLVIMRDYNAVISSLIKREFAHVDKKYLGRNYLQQMIWKYWRRRRREEKFYTEHAETYLKVWINYNEEILKTLKKLAADDYLVINYELLLEKDEQVIEFLKNKWKFNLNYFDFGQVYKNNLMSAPHNIERFIQTKTLLVKAQYLQLRIGHYVRLG, encoded by the coding sequence ATGCAACATCAAACTTTAATCATTACCGGGATGCACCGCTCCGGAACTTCGTTAATAACAAATTGGCTTAACCGCTGCGGATTGCAAATTGGCGAAAGCCTGGTAGCCGCCGGCAATGGCAATGTTGAAGGGCACTTTGAGGACGTAGAATTTTTGAAGTTGCATGAGGAAATTTTAAATAACAACAGCCTTGATATATCGGGGCTGGTAGATGCCAAAAAGATAGAATTATCGCCTTACCAGCTGGCAAAATTGCAAGGTGTTATCAGCATAAAACAGCAGCTATATGAGCAGTGGGGCTGGAAAGATCCACGTACCTGTCTGTTTCTTGACACCTACAGCAAGCTGCTGCCCGAAGCCAAATACCTGGTAATCATGCGCGATTACAACGCCGTTATCAGTTCGCTGATAAAAAGGGAGTTTGCTCATGTCGATAAAAAATACCTGGGCCGTAATTATCTTCAACAGATGATTTGGAAGTATTGGCGCCGCCGCCGCCGGGAAGAGAAGTTTTATACAGAGCATGCCGAAACCTATTTAAAGGTGTGGATAAACTATAATGAAGAGATATTAAAGACCTTAAAAAAGTTAGCCGCGGATGATTACCTGGTTATCAATTACGAACTATTGCTGGAGAAAGACGAGCAGGTTATTGAATTTTTAAAAAACAAGTGGAAGTTTAATTTAAACTACTTTGATTTTGGCCAGGTTTACAAAAATAATTTGATGAGCGCACCGCACAATATTGAGCGTTTTATACAAACCAAAACGTTGCTGGTAAAGGCGCAATATCTGCAGTTGCGTATTGGTCATTATGTTAGGTTGGGATGA
- a CDS encoding cupin domain-containing protein has protein sequence MTDNRRSIYNPIQKDTVVFLKTAAETNGQYTLVEVELADGGGVGLHYHKTYSEKFNCIEGEVQVALGKNMYQLKPGQQALAEPNVNHLFRNRSGKPCKFRVELRPASRGFEQSLQIGYGLASDGLTNKKGFPKDKLALAWLFDISESNLPGWMSIFEFILRKQAKKARSKGIDKTLIEKYVRF, from the coding sequence ATGACCGATAACCGCAGAAGCATTTATAACCCTATCCAGAAAGATACCGTAGTATTTTTAAAAACAGCCGCCGAAACAAACGGCCAATACACTTTAGTAGAAGTTGAACTGGCCGATGGTGGCGGTGTGGGCTTGCATTACCACAAAACTTATAGCGAAAAATTTAACTGTATTGAGGGGGAAGTACAGGTAGCGTTAGGCAAAAATATGTATCAGTTAAAACCCGGTCAGCAAGCCCTGGCCGAACCCAACGTTAACCACCTGTTCAGGAACAGAAGCGGCAAACCCTGCAAATTCAGGGTAGAGCTGAGGCCGGCAAGCAGGGGTTTTGAACAATCGCTTCAAATAGGATACGGCCTGGCATCAGATGGCCTTACCAACAAAAAAGGTTTCCCAAAGGATAAACTGGCATTAGCCTGGTTGTTTGATATCAGCGAAAGCAACCTTCCCGGCTGGATGAGTATTTTTGAGTTTATCCTCAGAAAACAGGCAAAAAAAGCCCGCTCAAAAGGTATTGACAAAACACTTATTGAAAAGTATGTGCGGTTTTAA
- the nagB gene encoding glucosamine-6-phosphate deaminase — MARLNLLEETRYEKLPVSVYGNQQEASLAVAGRIAKLIRDKQAKGEQAVLGLATGVTPIRVYAELVRLHKEEGLSFKDVITFNLDEYYPMKPDAAQSYVTFMYENLFSHVDIDKAHVHIPDGTLDKEDVVAFCLDYEKQIEELGGLDLQILGIGRTGHIGFNEPGSAPNSGTRLVTLDDLTRSDAARDFGGKANVPTKAITMGIGTIFKAREIILMAWSAKKAPIVKKAVEGEISGEVPATYLQLSDHVEFVLDEAAASELTRFDTPWLVKDCSWDDNTLKKKAVIWLADTIGKPVLKLTEEDYNNHGMAQLAVEQGPVYNINIDIFNQIQHTITGWPGGKPNADDSQRPERALPAKKRSVIFSPHPDDDVISMGGTFIRLVDQGHDVHVAYQTSGNTAVWDDDVLRYMEFAIDFTNSIGEDSNHLTKLYEEMRAFFPQKQPNQIDTREIRNVKGFIRKTEAISGARYAGLPDDHIHFMALPFYETGKTKKNTVGEEDIQLTIDLLQKIKPHQIFAAGDFADPNGTHLVCFNIILAALDRLKATEDWVKDCWLWMYRGAWHEFETHEIEMAVPLSPQEVIRKRNAIFKHQSQKDRPVFPGDDAREFWVRAEDRTSDTAKKYDKLGLAEYEAMEAFVRYRF; from the coding sequence ATGGCCCGATTAAATTTATTGGAAGAGACCCGGTACGAGAAACTGCCGGTAAGCGTTTATGGCAACCAGCAGGAGGCATCCCTTGCCGTAGCAGGCAGGATAGCCAAACTTATCCGCGATAAGCAGGCAAAAGGCGAACAGGCCGTGCTTGGCCTGGCAACAGGTGTTACCCCCATCCGTGTTTATGCCGAACTGGTACGCTTGCACAAAGAAGAAGGCTTGTCGTTTAAAGATGTGATCACCTTTAACCTGGACGAGTACTATCCCATGAAGCCAGATGCCGCCCAAAGCTACGTTACTTTCATGTATGAGAACCTTTTCAGCCATGTTGATATTGATAAAGCCCATGTGCACATACCCGATGGTACTTTGGATAAAGAAGACGTGGTAGCCTTCTGCCTGGATTATGAAAAACAGATTGAAGAGTTAGGCGGCCTGGATCTGCAGATATTAGGTATCGGCCGTACCGGTCACATCGGTTTTAACGAACCGGGCTCGGCGCCAAACTCGGGTACCCGTTTGGTTACGTTAGATGATTTGACCCGCAGCGATGCTGCCCGCGATTTTGGCGGCAAGGCCAATGTGCCTACCAAAGCCATCACCATGGGTATTGGCACCATTTTTAAAGCCCGCGAAATTATCCTGATGGCCTGGAGCGCCAAAAAGGCGCCTATTGTTAAAAAAGCCGTGGAAGGTGAAATATCCGGCGAAGTACCTGCCACCTATTTGCAATTATCAGATCATGTTGAATTTGTACTGGACGAAGCGGCAGCATCTGAACTAACCCGCTTTGATACCCCATGGCTGGTAAAAGATTGTTCATGGGATGATAATACCCTGAAAAAGAAAGCCGTGATCTGGCTGGCTGATACCATTGGCAAACCGGTATTAAAACTTACCGAAGAAGATTACAACAACCATGGTATGGCCCAGCTTGCTGTAGAGCAGGGCCCGGTTTACAACATCAATATTGATATTTTTAACCAGATACAACATACCATTACCGGCTGGCCGGGTGGCAAACCCAATGCGGATGATTCACAACGGCCGGAAAGGGCTTTGCCGGCAAAAAAACGTTCGGTTATCTTCTCCCCGCACCCGGATGATGATGTGATCTCGATGGGAGGTACCTTCATCCGTTTGGTTGACCAGGGACATGATGTGCATGTAGCCTACCAAACATCGGGCAATACCGCGGTTTGGGACGATGATGTGCTGCGTTACATGGAATTCGCTATCGATTTTACCAACAGCATCGGTGAGGACAGTAACCACCTGACAAAATTGTACGAAGAGATGCGCGCCTTCTTCCCGCAAAAACAACCTAACCAGATTGATACCCGCGAGATAAGGAATGTAAAAGGTTTTATTCGCAAAACAGAGGCTATTTCAGGCGCCCGTTATGCAGGCTTGCCAGACGATCATATCCACTTTATGGCTTTACCTTTTTACGAAACAGGTAAAACCAAAAAGAACACCGTTGGCGAGGAAGATATCCAGCTGACCATCGACCTGTTGCAAAAAATAAAACCACACCAGATCTTCGCAGCCGGTGATTTTGCCGATCCGAATGGTACCCACCTGGTTTGCTTCAACATTATTTTAGCAGCACTTGATCGCCTGAAAGCCACCGAAGATTGGGTGAAAGATTGCTGGTTATGGATGTACCGCGGTGCATGGCACGAATTTGAAACTCATGAAATTGAAATGGCTGTGCCATTATCACCACAGGAGGTAATTCGTAAACGCAACGCTATCTTCAAACACCAATCGCAAAAAGACAGGCCGGTTTTTCCAGGTGACGATGCGAGGGAGTTTTGGGTTAGGGCTGAGGACCGGACAAGTGATACCGCTAAAAAATATGACAAATTAGGTTTAGCTGAATATGAGGCTATGGAAGCGTTTGTGAGGTATAGGTTTTAA